A single window of Callithrix jacchus isolate 240 chromosome 6, calJac240_pri, whole genome shotgun sequence DNA harbors:
- the ZNF710 gene encoding zinc finger protein 710 isoform X1, producing MEGFMDSGTQTDAVVVLSLAQAAVLGLVSENELFGATISAEAFYPDLGPELSGAAMGEPGPPGPDVYQLACNGRALEEPAEEEVLEVEAAFEKHTRRKTRPPVRLVPKVKFEKVEEEEQEVYEVSVPGDDKDGGPEEAPAEAASGVCEALVQSSAVKMIDLSAFSRKPRTLRHLPRTPRPELDVAPYDPHFPAPARDGFPEPSMALPGTEALPTECGFEPPHLAPLSDPEAPSMESPEPVKSEQGFVWQEAGEFEADAAGSTVERHKKAQLDRLDINVQIDDSYLVEAGDRQKRWQCRMCEKSYTSKYNLVTHILGHNGIKPHSCPHCSKLFKQPSHLQTHLLTHQGTRPHKCQVCHKAFTQTSHLKRHMLLHSEVKPYSCHFCGRGFAYPSELKAHEVKHESGRCHVCVECGLDFSTLTQLKRHLASHQGPTLYQCLECDKSFHYRSQLQNHMLKHQNVRPFVCTECGMEFSQIHHLKQHSLTHKGVKEFKCEVCGREFTLQANMKRHMLIHTSVRPYQCHICFKTFVQKQTLKTHMIVHSPVKPFKCKVCGKSFNRMYNLLGHMHLHAGSKPFKCPYCSSKFNLKGNLSRHMKVKHGVMDIGLDSQDPMMELTGTDPSELDGQQEMEDFEENAYSYTSVDGGAEASVLTEQAMKEMAYYNVL from the exons ATGGAGGGTTTCATGGACTCAGGGACACAGACGGATGCCGTGGTGGTGCTCTCCTTGGCTCAGGCTGCCGTGCTTGGCCTGGTCTCCGAAAATGAGCTCTTTGGAGCTACCATAAGCGCCGAGGCCTTCTACCCAGACTTGGGGCCCGAGCTTTCTGGGGCAGCCATGGGAGAGCCCGGGCCACCAGGCCCTGACGTCTACCAGCTGGCCTGCAACGGGCGGGCCTTGGAGGAGCCGGCAGAGGAGGAGGTGCTGGAGGTAGAGGCAGCCTTCGAGAAGCACACCCGGCGGAAGACACGGCCCCCTGTGCGGCTGGTGCCCAAGGTCAAGTTtgagaaggtggaggaggaagagcaggaagtGTACGAGGTTTCTGTGCCTGGTGACGACAAGGACGGGGGCCCAGAGGAAGCTCCGGCTGAGGCGGCCAGTGGCGTCTGTGAGGCCCTGGTGCAGAGCAGTGCCGTCAAGATGATCGACCTCAGCGCCTTTAGCCGCAAGCCCCGGACACTCCGACACCTGCCCCGAACCCCGAGGCCAGAGCTGGATGTGGCCCCCTACGACCCTCATTTCCCTGCCCCAGCCCGGGATGGCTTCCCCGAGCCCAGCATGGCGCTGCCTGGGACAGAGGCCTTGCCCACAGAATGTGGGTTCGAGCCACCCCACCTAGCCCCACTGAGCGACCCTGAGGCCCCCAGCATGGAGTCCCCAGAGCCCGTCAAGTCAGAACAGGGCTTCGTGTGGCAGGAGGCCGGCGAGTTTGAGGCCGATGCGGCGGGCTCGACGGTGGAACGCCACAAGAAGGCCCAGCTGGATCGGCTGGATATCAACGTGCAGATCGACGACTCCTACCTGGTGGAGGCAGGTGACCGCCAGAAGCGCTGGCAGTGCCGCATGTGTGAGAAGTCCTACACGTCCAAGTACAACCTGGTGACGCACATTCTGGGCCACAACGGCATCAAGCCCCACTCGTGCCCACACTGCAGCAAGCTCTTTAAGCAGCCCAGCCACCTGCAGACACACCTGCTCACGCACCAGGGCACCCGGCCCCACAAGTGCCAGGTCTGCCACAAGGCCTTCACGCAGACCAGCCACCTCAAGCGCCACATGCTGCTGCACTCGGAGGTCAAGCCCTACAGCTGCCACTTCTGCGGCCGTGGCTTTGCCTACCCCAGCGAGCTCAAGGCCCATGAAGTGAAGCACGAGAGTGGCCGCTGCCATGTCTGTGTCGAGTGCGGCCTGGACTTCTCCACCCTGACCCAGCTCAAGCGCCACCTGGCCTCCCACCAGGGTCCCACCCTCTACCAGTGCCTCGAGTGCGACAAGTCCTTCCACTACCGCAGCCAGCTGCAGAACCACATGCTCAAGCACCAGAATGTGCGGCCCTTCGTGTGCACTGAGTGCGGCATGGAGTTCAGCCAGATCCACCACCTCAAGCAGCACTCTCTCACCCACAAG GGTGTGAAGGAGTTCAAGTGCGAGGTGTGTGGCCGGGAGTTCACCCTGCAGGCGAACATGAAGCGGCACATGCTGATCCACACCAGCGTCCGGCCGTACCAGTGCCACATCTGCTTCAAGACCTTTGTGCAGAAGCAGACCCTCAAGACCCACATGATTGTACACTCGCCCGTGAAGCCATTCAAATGCAAG GTGTGCGGGAAGTCCTTCAACCGCATGTACAACCTGCTGGGCCACATGCACCTGCACGCAGGCAGCAAGCCCTTCAAGTGCCCCTACTGCTCCAGCAAGTTTAACCTCAAGGGCAACCTGAGCCGGCATATGAAGGTCAAGCACGGcgtcatggacattggcctggacagccaag ATCCCATGATGGAGCTCACAGGCACTGACCCTTCTGAGCTGGACGGCCAGCAGGAGATGGAGGACTTCGAGGAGAACGCCTACAGCTACACGAGCGTGGATGGCGGCGCCGAGGCCAGTGTCCTCACTGAACAGGCCATGAAGGAGATGGCCTACTACAATGTTCTATAG
- the ZNF710 gene encoding zinc finger protein 710 isoform X2, which yields MEGFMDSGTQTDAVVVLSLAQAAVLGLVSENELFGATISAEAFYPDLGPELSGAAMGEPGPPGPDVYQLACNGRALEEPAEEEVLEVEAAFEKHTRRKTRPPVRLVPKVKFEKVEEEEQEVYEVSVPGDDKDGGPEEAPAEAASGVCEALVQSSAVKMIDLSAFSRKPRTLRHLPRTPRPELDVAPYDPHFPAPARDGFPEPSMALPGTEALPTECGFEPPHLAPLSDPEAPSMESPEPVKSEQGFVWQEAGEFEADAAGSTVERHKKAQLDRLDINVQIDDSYLVEAGDRQKRWQCRMCEKSYTSKYNLVTHILGHNGIKPHSCPHCSKLFKQPSHLQTHLLTHQGTRPHKCQVCHKAFTQTSHLKRHMLLHSEVKPYSCHFCGRGFAYPSELKAHEVKHESGRCHVCVECGLDFSTLTQLKRHLASHQGPTLYQCLECDKSFHYRSQLQNHMLKHQNVRPFVCTECGMEFSQIHHLKQHSLTHKGVKEFKCEVCGREFTLQANMKRHMLIHTSVRPYQCHICFKTFVQKQTLKTHMIVHSPVKPFKCKIP from the exons ATGGAGGGTTTCATGGACTCAGGGACACAGACGGATGCCGTGGTGGTGCTCTCCTTGGCTCAGGCTGCCGTGCTTGGCCTGGTCTCCGAAAATGAGCTCTTTGGAGCTACCATAAGCGCCGAGGCCTTCTACCCAGACTTGGGGCCCGAGCTTTCTGGGGCAGCCATGGGAGAGCCCGGGCCACCAGGCCCTGACGTCTACCAGCTGGCCTGCAACGGGCGGGCCTTGGAGGAGCCGGCAGAGGAGGAGGTGCTGGAGGTAGAGGCAGCCTTCGAGAAGCACACCCGGCGGAAGACACGGCCCCCTGTGCGGCTGGTGCCCAAGGTCAAGTTtgagaaggtggaggaggaagagcaggaagtGTACGAGGTTTCTGTGCCTGGTGACGACAAGGACGGGGGCCCAGAGGAAGCTCCGGCTGAGGCGGCCAGTGGCGTCTGTGAGGCCCTGGTGCAGAGCAGTGCCGTCAAGATGATCGACCTCAGCGCCTTTAGCCGCAAGCCCCGGACACTCCGACACCTGCCCCGAACCCCGAGGCCAGAGCTGGATGTGGCCCCCTACGACCCTCATTTCCCTGCCCCAGCCCGGGATGGCTTCCCCGAGCCCAGCATGGCGCTGCCTGGGACAGAGGCCTTGCCCACAGAATGTGGGTTCGAGCCACCCCACCTAGCCCCACTGAGCGACCCTGAGGCCCCCAGCATGGAGTCCCCAGAGCCCGTCAAGTCAGAACAGGGCTTCGTGTGGCAGGAGGCCGGCGAGTTTGAGGCCGATGCGGCGGGCTCGACGGTGGAACGCCACAAGAAGGCCCAGCTGGATCGGCTGGATATCAACGTGCAGATCGACGACTCCTACCTGGTGGAGGCAGGTGACCGCCAGAAGCGCTGGCAGTGCCGCATGTGTGAGAAGTCCTACACGTCCAAGTACAACCTGGTGACGCACATTCTGGGCCACAACGGCATCAAGCCCCACTCGTGCCCACACTGCAGCAAGCTCTTTAAGCAGCCCAGCCACCTGCAGACACACCTGCTCACGCACCAGGGCACCCGGCCCCACAAGTGCCAGGTCTGCCACAAGGCCTTCACGCAGACCAGCCACCTCAAGCGCCACATGCTGCTGCACTCGGAGGTCAAGCCCTACAGCTGCCACTTCTGCGGCCGTGGCTTTGCCTACCCCAGCGAGCTCAAGGCCCATGAAGTGAAGCACGAGAGTGGCCGCTGCCATGTCTGTGTCGAGTGCGGCCTGGACTTCTCCACCCTGACCCAGCTCAAGCGCCACCTGGCCTCCCACCAGGGTCCCACCCTCTACCAGTGCCTCGAGTGCGACAAGTCCTTCCACTACCGCAGCCAGCTGCAGAACCACATGCTCAAGCACCAGAATGTGCGGCCCTTCGTGTGCACTGAGTGCGGCATGGAGTTCAGCCAGATCCACCACCTCAAGCAGCACTCTCTCACCCACAAG GGTGTGAAGGAGTTCAAGTGCGAGGTGTGTGGCCGGGAGTTCACCCTGCAGGCGAACATGAAGCGGCACATGCTGATCCACACCAGCGTCCGGCCGTACCAGTGCCACATCTGCTTCAAGACCTTTGTGCAGAAGCAGACCCTCAAGACCCACATGATTGTACACTCGCCCGTGAAGCCATTCAAATGCAAG ATCCCATGA